The Hahella sp. HNIBRBA332 genome window below encodes:
- a CDS encoding phage BR0599 family protein, translating to MSYAEREVSMDAASPVELYEFRRGTRAWRYTSTAQDEAYNAMVYTAIAIKRGPIERSAQSGRAGFRVTLPRDVAVAQAFISTPPSEVTLLTVYRRHMDDSETVPVWMGRVLNAEWRGSEVEFNCEPVYTSLQRTGLRRLYQRNCPHALYGAACGASPTAHRIKGNVMALEGPVIRVAAAADYADGYFAGGFATWSAEGLTEKRMIVGQSGDAITLSTAPPGLRVGAAVMLYPGCDHTLTTCEAKFGNSLNYGGFPFIPSKNPFGGSPIY from the coding sequence ATGAGTTACGCAGAACGCGAAGTGTCGATGGACGCCGCCAGCCCGGTTGAGTTATATGAGTTTCGGCGCGGAACGCGTGCCTGGCGCTACACCAGCACGGCCCAGGATGAAGCGTATAACGCCATGGTTTATACCGCCATCGCCATTAAACGCGGCCCCATCGAGCGCAGCGCGCAAAGCGGACGCGCAGGCTTTCGCGTCACCCTGCCTCGGGATGTGGCGGTGGCTCAAGCGTTTATTTCCACGCCGCCTTCTGAAGTGACGTTGTTGACCGTATACCGACGACATATGGATGACTCAGAGACGGTTCCCGTGTGGATGGGACGGGTGCTGAATGCGGAATGGCGCGGCTCTGAAGTGGAGTTCAATTGCGAGCCAGTCTATACCAGTTTGCAACGAACGGGCTTGCGTCGTCTGTATCAACGCAATTGTCCTCATGCGCTCTATGGCGCGGCCTGCGGCGCCAGTCCCACGGCGCATCGCATTAAGGGGAACGTGATGGCGCTGGAAGGCCCCGTCATTCGCGTCGCCGCAGCGGCCGACTATGCGGACGGCTATTTCGCGGGAGGATTCGCCACCTGGTCCGCCGAGGGACTGACGGAAAAGCGCATGATCGTCGGCCAGAGTGGCGACGCGATCACGCTGTCCACAGCGCCGCCGGGTCTTCGCGTTGGCGCAGCGGTGATGTTGTACCCAGGCTGCGACCACACGTTGACGACCTGTGAGGCCAAATTCGGCAATAGCCTGAACTACGGCGGCTTTCCCTTTATTCCCTCCAAGAACCCCTTCGGCGGCAGCCCAATTTACTGA